Part of the Debaryomyces hansenii CBS767 chromosome C complete sequence genome is shown below.
ATTCCTTGACAAACGATCTTTGGAATTCGTTCACCTTCGAATTCAAGTCTCTAAACTGAATCATGTTCAATTGACCAATTTCATAAACAATAGCCCTCGAAACTTCTGTTGGAACATATAATTGAACCAAAGACATTTCGGCAGAACCTAAAAACCATCGTTAGTAATGCTATTCAATCATCTCTATCCCATCTATATACTCAAATATTAACATACGGAAAACCGCCTCTTCTTTCTCTGTCATATTGATTGCAATATTAACTATTTTAGATTAAAGTGGCCTTTATTCCATACTACCTCTACTAAGGAGAAAGTCATATATGTTTCCTTGAGGATTGAGCAGCTACTGTTTTTGGTAAATCCACGATTTCTTTGTTAGGCATTTTTGTGACCAATCCTGATCCTTCTGAGTTGCAACTAAGATATCTTAAGTTCTAGACAACGTTGATACCTACGGATTTTAGTACTATCGAAGTGGACAGTACAAGCTAGTCATCTGGTGTTTTAATCTGGTGGGCTTCTAGAAGAttagatattttcaaaatgaagTTTCGCATATTCTTTTTCCTATGCATACCCAGAACTATACACTAGCACCAGCCAACGAAGTAAATAATCATTCTATGGGTTAATACATCCTGTAGATCAGTAGTTCCCAAGCAACAGCTTGAACCATTCCGTATAAATGCCtaatattgcaaaaacCCCGTTGGTAGTAATTCTCTTGTATGCAGTATTAATATAAGTACAATTTTTTTCGTACGATGAGCATCAAGAGGTCCATAAATGCAACAAGAACCCAATACATTTACGGAAAGCAGTCTAAAttgtaaatattgattGAGTATGAGAAATTTGATCGTCTTGAACAAAGGACACGTTTCTCCTGAATCAAAAACGTATCCAGATTTGGAGCTTATTGATTCAGTTTTTGATGTGGTTTCTAATAGTGTGACGTTTGCTTTATCGTCAATAGAATCAGGAATCATTGAAGTACAACAATTCATGAAAAATGGAGAACTATTGGTATTAGCATCATTTCCCACCGAAGGAGGTAAGTTGCTATCATTCAATCATTTTGTTGATACCTGCCAGTTAATATTTGTAATGGAAAATGGAGATATTGTTACTGGTACATATGACCCAGCACAGCCAGACCCAGATACCACGATGGTTGAAATCGTAGGATCGATTGATTCAGGTTTATTGGCATCTTCATGGTCTCCAGATGAAGAAACTTTGGCCATTTTGACGAGAGAAAATAACTTGCTTTTGTTGTCTAGATTATTCGAGCCACTTAATgaaaaacaattaaatCCAGATGATATAAAAATTACCGACTCCAAGCATGTTTCTGTTGGATGGGGTAAGAAAGAGACACAATTCAAAGGTAAAGGTGCAAAGGCCTTAGAAAGAGAAAAGGACGCATTGAAACACGCAGGTTTGGATCTAAAAGAAGACTCTCCTTTAAGAGACCCTACAGTAGCACAATTAGAAAAAGGCACCGTGTCggaatttgataatagaTCTGTGACTATAAGTTGGAGAGGCGATTGTGAGTACTTTGCGATTACGACAGTTGAACCAGTTTTAGTCGAAGATACCCAAGAATTGTATGATAGAAGAGTCATCAGAGTTTTCAGTAGAGAAGGTGAATTAGAGAGTGTCTCTGAAGCTGTGGATGGATTGGAGCACAATTTATCTTGGAAGCCTCAAGGCTCTTTAATTGCATCAACTCAAAGACATACCGATGAAGACGGTGATGAAGCATTAGACTTGGTTTTCTATGAGAAAAATGGTTTGAGACATGGTGAGTTCAACACCAGATTAAACCCATTCGAAGAATCCATTCAAGGGCTTGAATGGTCTTCTAATAGTGAAGTCTTAGCATTCCAATTAATTGATAGGGTTCAATTATGGACAACCAAGAACTATCATTGGTATTTGAAACAGGAAATCTACGTAACTGAAGATGATTCCTCAAATGAAGTTTCATTTATAAAGTTCCACCCTGAAAAGCCATTACATTTAATGATTGGAACGCTGAAACGTGGTATACTAGTCATTGATTTGGCCTATAAGATAACCACTGGTCCTACTCAGTTAGGTAATGACATTGGTATGACTTTAGTTGCCGACGGTAACATTGCGAAGATTACCCCATTGTCAGTGGCAAACGTTCCACCACCAATTAGTTTTAGAGAATTGGAACTTGAAGATAATATCACCGATTTGGCAACCAGTAAATCTAATGAAATCTATGCTATCTTAACTAGCaaaaatgatatttatattgcCCACATACCAATTGATACAATGAAACTGGGAAAACATCCAAAGATTGTTAgcaaaattgattcaacTCAGTTTATCTGTCCAGGAGAATTCGCAAAGCAATTAGCTTTTGTTGCCGATTCTACGATCGTTGTAGTTGTTGATAATggaaattattcaaaggTTATTGAGTTTGATATTCGTGATGATATTTCCTCGCCTGTATTTAATGACTCAATAGATTTTTCACCAAAGGTTGTGTTATTAAAATCACAAGCTGACTTTGATGCGGTAGCTTTGCAGACTATCGATGGTGCTGTTCACCAATTGAATTCTTATCAAGACATCAAGGAGGTCAGTAGATTTCCACAATTATGTCgtgattttgaattagtTGTGACATCTTCCAACGAAGAAATGGAAGATAATGAACCCGTCGTAACAGCTTTCGgtatttcaacaaatggTAAATTATTCGCTGATTCAAAGCAGATCGCAACTGCAGTGACTTCATTAAAAACGACAGAGTCACATCTTCTTTTCACTACTGCTCAATCACAATTATGCTTTATTCACTTGAAATCAGCCACTGGTAATTTTGAGTATgatattttccaaaaggctaatgacaataatgaatcCTCAATTGATGAAAGAGTGAGACAAATTGAGAGGGGATCAATTTTAGTAAATGCTATGCCATCAAAATACTCTGTTGTATTGGAAGCACCTAGAGGGAATTTAGAAACTATTTGCCCTAGAATTATGGTGTTATCAGGAGTTCGTAAATTCATCAAACAGAAGAATTACAAGGAGGCATTTTTGGCATGTCGTACCCACAGAattgatttggatattttgCATGATTACGATCCTGAACTATTTTTTGCTAATGTTGAAGCatttattaatcaaataaagaaaGTTGAGCATTTGGATTTGTTTGTTTCTTGTTTACATGAAGAAGATGTTACGTTAACCAAATACAAAGATACCATTAGCGAATCAGAGAATATCACTACTGGGTTGAAGTCATTACAATTACAATCGCAACCTACTCCTGTGCAGAATGATGGTAACAAAATGAATGGGAATAAGTTACAGAAGAAGGACCCTAAAGATTCCAAGGTAAATAGAATCTGTGAAAAGATATTGtctatattattgaagcctgaatattttgaaaaatatttacaaacAATTATTACTGCATATGCTTGTGAAAATCCTCCTAATTTATCAGATGCATTACAATTAGTGGGTGGCTTTAAGAGTGTCGAACAAACTGAGCAGGCAGTAGTGCATTTGTGCTTCTTGCAGGATgtcaataaattatatgataCTGCATTAGGATTATATGACGTTAAATTGACCTTAGCTATTGCTCAACAATCTCAGAAGGATCCAAAAGAATACTTACCATTTTTACAAAAATTGCATACACAGCCACAATTAAGAAAACAATTCTTGATCGACGATTACCTTAAGAACTATGAAAAGGCATTAGACTGGTTATTTGAGATTGGTGAAGAATCTCACtatgaatttgatgaatatgtTGTGGATCacgaattatataaaaagGCTTTGCTTATTTACAAGTATGATAATGCAAGAacaaatgatattttaaGCTTATATGCGGATTATTTACATGACCAACAAAACTTCAACGAGTCTGCATTAACTTACGAGTACTTGagtgattttgaaaatgcACTTGAGAACTACATACTTGGCAAGAAATGGAAAGAAGCATTAACCATAGTTCAAAAAGCTGAATACTCgtcaaaattgatttcctCTGCTGAACAATTGGTCTCTTCTTTGACGGAAGAACATAAATACGCTGCTGCTGCcgaaattgaattttatttcttgggaaatattgaagaagcaattaaattatattgtaaaaattatttctatgAGGATGCAATTTTGTTAGCAGcgaaagaaaagaaggaagatTTGATTCCCTCTATTGtcgatattcaattgaatgaagGGTTTGGAACGATTGCTGAATTATTGGCTGATTGTAAAGGCCAAATGACTTCTCAATTAAGAAGATTGAGGGAATTAAGAACCAAGAAGCAAGAAGACCCATATTCATTCTATGGAGCGCCAAATGACGATTTAGATACTCCTGATAATGTTTCTGTGGCAGCATCAGAAACTTCAACCACTCCATCTTTCTTTACTAGATATACTGGTAAAACATCTGGTACGGCCAAAACCGGTGCATCTAGAAGAACCTCTAAAAACCGTAagagagaagaaagaaagaaagcTAAAGGTAGGAAAGGTACTATttatgaagaagaatatctTATTAGGTCTGTTGGTCGTTTATTAGAAAGATTGGATCAAACGCAACCTGATGCTATTAGATTGATTGAGGGATTAATTAGAAGGAGCATGAAGGAACAAGCATATCAACTTCAAAAAAACTGGATAGAACTCCTTGATTTCTTAagagaaaatattaatgaaattcatAACATGAGTGAAAGAGATCGAGAAAGAATTGATGATAACGGTGAAGTATACTTAATACCTGAAATTCCAGTTCCAACAATAACTGATTTcccaaagaagaatattttagaCTTTTAGTCCCTATAGGCGATATATAGCTAGTTTAATAAAGAAGCATAATAATTACGTCTTACCTTGTTCAACTCTTTCgaaattctttaattcgTTCTCAAGAAGTAGGTCCCGCAACCCTAAAATAGAGTTTTTTAACCCATCGGTGATTGCTTGTTTCTTACCTTTGTTATAGCACATATTTTTGTGTGGCATGTTTGAAGCCTCCCCCGTACCCAATTCGTCGTTGTAAGTGccatctttcaaaattatacGAGCGACAACATTATACTTGACCGAATATTCgttattttcttcgttaAGTTGCTCGTGCACCAAATGGGAACTAATAATCTCAGACGACCATCCATTGTAGCCAAATACTTCATTCGCCAAGTTGAAAATAACACTTGATGAAAACTTCAGGTAGAAATTTGATCCAGAGAATCGTTTTGAATCTTTGGCGTTTTGTATCGCTTCCAAGCGTGCTTGCAAAGTTCCAATCTTTTTAAGAGCCCAATCGGAAGCAATTCcttcatttgaattattctCCTCTTCATTTTGATCttgtttttcaaattctgaCATATCTGGAAAAAAGACTACTGTCGATGGACCAGTAGTTTCATCGCCATATGCATCTTCCCAAGCgttattattcatattaatCGGAGTAATACGAAATACTCAACTCGATATTGTGTTTCCATTTAAAACACTAATTGTATATAGATTTAATTGGGTCTTGATAAAGATTCAGGTTAATTTCTATAGAAGTTATTGttatgtaaataaaaatactCGTATTAATTCTATGAGGCTACGCGAAcccaaatttttcagtttcGAGTTACATAAAGAATAATTCTGCTATATTAATTAACGAGTAGGATCGATAGTCTACCCAATTGAAAGGGAAATGGATTACCTAAATAGTATATTATCCCAGCAAAACCAGGTTCAGCTGGTAGAGGAAGCAATTCCTACTCTTTGTAATAGACTACAGCATGCCACCTTGTCCTCAGATAGAAGATCAGCTGTATTGGGATTAAAAAGTTTCAGTAGACAATATAGAGAATCTGTTGTGGAATATGGTTTAAGGGCATTGATTACAACGTTGAAGAAGGACTCCTCGAATCctgttattattaaagcGATTTTGGAAACGTTACTTATTCTATTTATCAGAGGTGAAGGAGACGATGATTTAACTCGAGGATGGATTTCACAACAATCAAGACTCCAGAATGGAAAATATCCATCtccaatattgatgaatgaTGGGTCCATTgatcaattttctttgtgGATCGCTGACGAACTTACCCAAGACGAAGAGTgcatttcattattacttGAGATATTACTGGAGAATGACAACTTCCACATTAGGCTATACACCTTGCAGTTGCTAGAAGCATTAGTATCAACAAGAGGGGAAAAAACTAAAGATTgcttattgaatataccAACTGCCGTTTCTACTTTGGTTTCTCTCTTAAATGATTCGCATGATCCTGTTAGAAATGAAGCCATTTTGCTTTTAATGGCAATCGCTAATCGTAATTTTAATATCCAAAAGCTAGTTGCATTTGAAAATACCTTTGATAGtctttttgatattatcgATGAAGAAGGAGGAATAAGAGGCTCTATTCTTGTACAAGATTGCCTAACGTTAATTACCAATTTATTGCAATATAATGCATCTAATCAGAAATTTTTCCTAGAAACCCAATGTATCCCACGTTTAGCTAAGTTATTGGGAGAGCCTGTTGAAGATGCTGTAGATAGCGATATGACGGATGAAAACGGTATGCCGATAGTTGCACCACCTATGGTATGGACGGAACAGAGACTACAGAACATGGTTATCGCTTTGGAAATATGTAGAACATTAGTCTCGGAAGACAATGAATCACTACAAGTTAACCAAGAGAAACTCTTTCAGTCTGGTGTTTCGTTTATTGTTTTGAAATTAGTTTTCTCGCCAGTGACGGCTAATGCAGTGAGATCAATTGCGTTACTCACAACGGCAGACTTAATAAGCAGTAATCCGGATATTCAGTTACAATTTTCACAAATTGATGTGCCGTATATTGATCCGTCTATGCCAACTCAACTAAAGTCGTACGATAAGCCGATACCTGTCACTATCGCATTACTCAACTGGacattattcattaattcagTTCACGTATTTGACATAAGAATGGGTGCAGCATTGTGCTTGCATGCATactttaaagaaaataaggaTTCAAAGTCAGCTTTCTTAACGGATCAAATAAAGGCCTACGCGGACCCTGATTATTTCTCAAATTTGGGTGACaataaagaagacaaaataGATGATGATACACAAGACATCGTCGTTAACAATGGatcttctaataatgaagtgGATTTAGTAATTGATGAGAAGTCGCAAGATGAAAATACCATTCCTACTCCCTTTGGAAATATATTTGCAACCTTAATGGATTATGATGCTGATATTAAACTAAACCCATACAGATTATGGTTTGCTTCCGTTATTTTGATCTATCTCTTTGAGgaatatgaagaaaacaaaatagCGGCGCAGAAGGTTTATACTGGTGACGAAAGTGCTGGTGAAGAAGTCATGAGTTCGATTCAGGCCATATCAGgtttattaataacaaCTTTAGATAATATGGACCCGCGTATCTCAATTGGTTATTTAATGTTATTAACTGTTTGGTTGTATGAAGATTTCAATGCCGTAAATGAATTTTTAGATGACTCGTCAATTATTAAGTCTATATTGGCATTcttatctaataattccTCAGAGCTGACTGTGTTGGTTCATGGTATGGCTACAATCCTATTAGGTGTAGTATATGAATTCTCATCGAAAGAATCCCCTATACCTAGACTTGAGTTACATTCTCTTTTAGTTAAGGCAATGGGCAGAGATAACTATTCTTTGAAGGTAAGACaatttaaagataatgagCTTTTCAAAAGTTTCGACGATGAATCACCTTTAAGTAATACTAAAGATCAGACCGGTTTGCCTGATGTTTACTTTGGAGCTATTTATGTAAATTtgatcaaagaaaatttccCTCGATTGAAGAGGGCATTATTTCATGACCCGCATGCTGAACCCCAGGGGCATATATCGTTCGAGCTTTACGAAGAGTTAGATACAAAACATAGTCTACTTAAAACTCAATTAGAAGAGGAGAAAGTCAAAGCTTCCGAAATGGAAATGAAACTTCATGAAGagattaataaattgaatagaGATTGCGAAGATGTGAAAGTACAATTAGATAAAGCTtgtaatgaattaaaagaattaaaaaacaAGCATTCGTCCGTCAGCGAAAAGTACAGCAATACCACTAAAAGTTTACAAGCAACagagaaatcaaagaaagagTTTGAAACTTCTTCTGGTAAATACTTCAAAGAGTTACAAGAAGCCTTAAAAAAATTCGGGGTCAGTGATGATTTAGTTAAAAGCTTAGAACagaaattagaaaattctGAACAGGCTAGACAAAAGGCCGAGGATGGTATAAACAAGATGAGCAGAGAATTGTTTCATCTTAGCAAACAGAAGAAGGAATCTGACAGTAATATAAAGTCTCATGAAAAGAAAGTTGACTCTTTGAAGTTAGAGATTGCTAACATTACCAAAACGTTTGAAGCgagaattgaaaaactACAGAAAGCTAATGACTTgttcaaagaaaaagtcgaggatttaaataaaaaaatttctgAATCAGTATCCTATAATGAACACAGTGATAAAAAGTCTCGAGAAATGAAGGAGAAACTCGATGATGTAGAAGCAACTAATGAACATTTGATGGATAAATTAAGATCTGCTGCATCTGCATTTCAAGAGATGAAATACGCTAAAACTTCGTCAGATAAGGAGATCGAGAAAtacaaaattgaaataaaaagcaaaaatgatgaatttaattcattgCAGCTGGAATTTactttattgaaagaagagaaggaaaaaattaatgaagagTTTGAGTCTTTTAAGGTAAAATCGTCGGCTGAAGTTGGCAAACTAAATTCAAGCATCAATGATTTAAAGTCAGCTAAAGACTCTTTGGATAGTAAtcattcaacaatttctaatgaatttgaagaattgaaagaaaagttGTCACAGGAATCCAAAAGATATagtaatttaaaaattgaatatgacAAACTGCTTGAATCATTGAAATGTGAAAACGAAAAACTTAAGAAAGACTTAGAGGATATAGACAATTCGAAAGAAAATGCTGAGGCGAAACAGAAATCCGTTGAAGAGGAATTACTGAATTTTAAGACAAAACATTCTAAAGTAAGGGAAGAGTTAGAAAAGTCATTAGATGCTAAAACAGGCGAGTATAATGATGCTATAGAAAAActaaaaaataaagatatcAGCATAGCTTCATTAAAAGAAACACACTCGAAGAAAGTATCAGAGTTAGATTCTGGTCATTCTAAGCTTTCACAAGATTTAGAGGCCGCAAATTCTAGATGTTTAGAAACTGAGAAACAAATAAAGGAACATTTGGAATCATCCTCTAACCTGGCTGATCAAATTTCAGCTTTAGAAAAGGTTAAAGGTGAGTTAGAGGCTTCCATAAACAACGCAGAGCAAGAATCCAACAAATCTAGAGAAGAATTTGAGAAAGAAAAAGCCGAATTAAACCAAAATTTGACAAATCTTGAAGCtgaaaaacaaaaagcTGAAAAGAGGCTAGACCTGGTGCAAGAGGAAAAGGCGATTGCTGAGAAAGAATTAGCTAAGCTAAAACAAATATTGGATGATAATAGCAAATTAGAAACGGAGGTATCCGAACTAAAATCAGATATTACTAAATTTAAAGACGAACATACGATTATTAACGAAAAGTTGAGTATTAAAACTAAAGAGTTAAGTGAGAAGAAAgatcaaattgaaaatcaaGAATCCAAACTCAAAGATCTTGCTAAATCCTTGGATAATGAAAAGATACTTGTTAAGGatttgaaagagaagaaagagtCTTTGGAAACCcgaattaaagaattagaaaatgatatagCTTATGCTTCTAATAGTTCCAAAGAAATGCAAACGAAGAATGAGAATTTGGAAACCAAATTAAAATCGACTGAAAAGGATTTATCGACTctgaattcaaaatttacTAATGAAACCAAAATTCTCAAGGATC
Proteins encoded:
- a CDS encoding DEHA2C08778p (similar to uniprot|P25386 Saccharomyces cerevisiae YDL058w USO1 involved intracellular protein transport), with product MDYLNSILSQQNQVQSVEEAIPTLCNRLQHATLSSDRRSAVLGLKSFSRQYRESVVEYGLRALITTLKKDSSNPVIIKAILETLLILFIRGEGDDDLTRGWISQQSRLQNGKYPSPILMNDGSIDQFSLWIADELTQDEECISLLLEILSENDNFHIRLYTLQLLEALVSTRGEKTKDCLLNIPTAVSTLVSLLNDSHDPVRNEAILLLMAIANRNFNIQKLVAFENTFDSLFDIIDEEGGIRGSILVQDCLTLITNLLQYNASNQKFFLETQCIPRLAKLLGEPVEDAVDSDMTDENGMPIVAPPMVWTEQRLQNMVIALEICRTLVSEDNESLQVNQEKLFQSGVSFIVLKLVFSPVTANAVRSIALLTTADLISSNPDIQLQFSQIDVPYIDPSMPTQLKSYDKPIPVTIALLNWTLFINSVHVFDIRMGAALCLHAYFKENKDSKSAFLTDQIKAYADPDYFSNLGDNKEDKIDDDTQDIVVNNGSSNNEVDLVIDEKSQDENTIPTPFGNIFATLMDYDADIKLNPYRLWFASVILIYLFEEYEENKIAAQKVYTGDESAGEEVMSSIQAISGLLITTLDNMDPRISIGYLMLLTVWLYEDFNAVNEFLDDSSIIKSILAFLSNNSSESTVLVHGMATILLGVVYEFSSKESPIPRLELHSLLVKAMGRDNYSLKVRQFKDNELFKSFDDESPLSNTKDQTGLPDVYFGAIYVNLIKENFPRLKRALFHDPHAEPQGHISFELYEELDTKHSLLKTQLEEEKVKASEMEMKLHEEINKLNRDCEDVKVQLDKACNELKELKNKHSSVSEKYSNTTKSLQATEKSKKEFETSSGKYFKELQEALKKFGVSDDLVKSLEQKLENSEQARQKAEDGINKMSRELFHLSKQKKESDSNIKSHEKKVDSLKLEIANITKTFEARIEKLQKANDLFKEKVEDLNKKISESVSYNEHSDKKSREMKEKLDDVEATNEHLMDKLRSAASAFQEMKYAKTSSDKEIEKYKIEIKSKNDEFNSLQSEFTLLKEEKEKINEEFESFKVKSSAEVGKLNSSINDLKSAKDSLDSNHSTISNEFEELKEKLSQESKRYSNLKIEYDKSLESLKCENEKLKKDLEDIDNSKENAEAKQKSVEEELSNFKTKHSKVREELEKSLDAKTGEYNDAIEKLKNKDISIASLKETHSKKVSELDSGHSKLSQDLEAANSRCLETEKQIKEHLESSSNSADQISALEKVKGELEASINNAEQESNKSREEFEKEKAELNQNLTNLEAEKQKAEKRLDSVQEEKAIAEKELAKLKQILDDNSKLETEVSELKSDITKFKDEHTIINEKLSIKTKELSEKKDQIENQESKLKDLAKSLDNEKILVKDLKEKKESLETRIKELENDIAYASNSSKEMQTKNENLETKLKSTEKDLSTSNSKFTNETKILKDLISDHEVSISSLKVDLDKKVQEVEKERNMLSENSETVIKEYGDKIKELEKALGIAKTAHESKLNAMSKEKKLADESLKYINNEFEIHKNDSNESTTKLTKEIESLNVKLENERKLSTSKLSEREAELKKESETLKATGKQLEDEIEKLKKEKDVVSDNFQSKNLEFSTLEKDLASKVEEIKSINNVTESYKKESDDIKSKTKQLENDLEAAQKFGDKTKEELDTLNQKIEELKSVNSNTEETWTNKLKESESSYAALDEQKKSISQELSALKSSDKAASEMTKQLENELQTLKDDIEEKSRSKKELEEKSTTLSSTINELENKLDAMKKELDSEKSVIEKLSAELKEHSKSSADLKEYKEKFEQLEKEHEQLKKKFDAEGNIHGEKMKELKSKLDSLQDDSTAAMDLKSKIESLNQELLSTKTTKDDEIKKLTKDLESTQALKNNEKELKKDLNSSKENISTLKEDLNALKENETRLKQDLEISKANEDSLNKELESLKSSQKNKEKDNIDFDSQKANFLESEKKLKEEVEALKKKLKEQSSTMVPRSELDDLMLLMSDIDEHNKKYKKQLKALGQDISSDEESDEDDDDEDDDDEDDDDEDDDDEDDD
- a CDS encoding DEHA2C08734p (similar to uniprot|Q06706 Saccharomyces cerevisiae YLR384c IKI3 Subunit of RNA polymerase II elongator complex) gives rise to the protein MRNLIVLNKGHVSPESKTYPDLELIDSVFDVVSNSVTFALSSIESGIIEVQQFMKNGELLVLASFPTEGGKLLSFNHFVDTCQLIFVMENGDIVTGTYDPAQPDPDTTMVEIVGSIDSGLLASSWSPDEETLAILTRENNLLLLSRLFEPLNEKQLNPDDIKITDSKHVSVGWGKKETQFKGKGAKALEREKDALKHAGLDLKEDSPLRDPTVAQLEKGTVSEFDNRSVTISWRGDCEYFAITTVEPVLVEDTQELYDRRVIRVFSREGELESVSEAVDGLEHNLSWKPQGSLIASTQRHTDEDGDEALDLVFYEKNGLRHGEFNTRLNPFEESIQGLEWSSNSEVLAFQLIDRVQLWTTKNYHWYLKQEIYVTEDDSSNEVSFIKFHPEKPLHLMIGTSKRGILVIDLAYKITTGPTQLGNDIGMTLVADGNIAKITPLSVANVPPPISFRELELEDNITDLATSKSNEIYAILTSKNDIYIAHIPIDTMKSGKHPKIVSKIDSTQFICPGEFAKQLAFVADSTIVVVVDNGNYSKVIEFDIRDDISSPVFNDSIDFSPKVVLLKSQADFDAVALQTIDGAVHQLNSYQDIKEVSRFPQLCRDFELVVTSSNEEMEDNEPVVTAFGISTNGKLFADSKQIATAVTSLKTTESHLLFTTAQSQLCFIHLKSATGNFEYDIFQKANDNNESSIDERVRQIERGSILVNAMPSKYSVVLEAPRGNLETICPRIMVLSGVRKFIKQKNYKEAFLACRTHRIDLDILHDYDPELFFANVEAFINQIKKVEHLDLFVSCLHEEDVTLTKYKDTISESENITTGLKSLQLQSQPTPVQNDGNKMNGNKLQKKDPKDSKVNRICEKILSILLKPEYFEKYLQTIITAYACENPPNLSDALQLVGGFKSVEQTEQAVVHLCFLQDVNKLYDTALGLYDVKLTLAIAQQSQKDPKEYLPFLQKLHTQPQLRKQFLIDDYLKNYEKALDWLFEIGEESHYEFDEYVVDHELYKKALLIYKYDNARTNDILSLYADYLHDQQNFNESALTYEYLSDFENALENYILGKKWKEALTIVQKAEYSSKLISSAEQLVSSLTEEHKYAAAAEIEFYFLGNIEEAIKLYCKNYFYEDAILLAAKEKKEDLIPSIVDIQLNEGFGTIAELLADCKGQMTSQLRRLRELRTKKQEDPYSFYGAPNDDLDTPDNVSVAASETSTTPSFFTRYTGKTSGTAKTGASRRTSKNRKREERKKAKGRKGTIYEEEYLIRSVGRLLERLDQTQPDAIRLIEGLIRRSMKEQAYQLQKNWIELLDFLRENINEIHNMSERDRERIDDNGEVYLIPEIPVPTITDFPKKNILDF
- a CDS encoding DEHA2C08756p (weakly similar to uniprot|Q12223 Saccharomyces cerevisiae YDL059C RAD59 Protein involved in the repair of double-strand breaks in DNA during vegetative growth via recombination and single-strand annealing) codes for the protein MNNNAWEDAYGDETTGPSTVVFFPDMSEFEKQDQNEEENNSNEGIASDWALKKIGTLQARLEAIQNAKDSKRFSGSNFYSKFSSSVIFNLANEVFGYNGWSSEIISSHLVHEQLNEENNEYSVKYNVVARIILKDGTYNDELGTGEASNMPHKNMCYNKGKKQAITDGLKNSILGLRDLLLENELKNFERVEQGKT